A stretch of Kwoniella dendrophila CBS 6074 chromosome 2, complete sequence DNA encodes these proteins:
- a CDS encoding glycogen debranching enzyme: MVSLKPTNIKLPSLNGGDAHQSPVDGNKTPKTPQDEAIAFFSGESDGKPVQVWELALENDGGPGEGKDYIRLPPPVRPYVLRFSIRPGTNVTRNGVLKSDFPMDGGVFQRGDWKERRLPTDLSKPITIDLPISAPGAFCYYIEYDGATPSSPRITGRKGYFNVDPIITLPERTLFFPSSNNSKNNNQSPLNDESAGAILPKSSNVTLDGLIILSVLAKWMGKSNEWEKHFEEASRRGYNMLHWAPLQQRGFSGSPYSIKDQLSYDQAILVDNKVKDGGFAEIDKVVKHAKEKYGLGSVTDVVLNHMAYDSPWLEQHPEAGYSPQNTPHLAPAVELEDAILSLSSNLSSLGLPSTLNSEQDLQQLIPAMRKAIDDAKLWEYYVFDVRSSVSEVGSSLLQGKPQPKSWRGSNLSGNQSVSQLAEVIKNEVGMIDNYKAYSSRYCSTVQPAIAAGFVQAAYPNESPENQAQKWGEILDVLNVDLYSECNDDVNAAIDGIVGRLRFTRLEDGGPKLGAINEERPLVEKYFTRLPANKTTSKHSKASLALANNGWMWGADPLKNFAEYPSKAYIRRQVIVWDDCVKLRYGNSKEDNPWLWDHMIKYTELLASTFDGFRLDNCHSTPLHLGVAVIDAGRRINPNLYIMAELFTGSSEMDLKFVRELGINSLVREAYNGHDVKNFADLLWRFGLGKPVGSMDAACLSSNDELSPPFGKGANRPCVVTPLQGSVPHAVFYDLTHDNQSPFDKRTAEDALSTGALVTFSRAALGSNKGFDDLYPKLLDLVTDNRLYEVSDPKKENGIGKVKRVLNHLHTQMMEQGFTEGHVHEEGQYIMIHRVHPITHKGYMLIAHCAFKGFQGRGWIKPIKLSRTNISYLFGAGVSTDFSQWKSDAKTHKGIPSKLEEIPEPQITKSQDNDGQYSEINIPDRFEPGSIMVFSTSMDEISPDLDAKIQSGAYEAFSDLDLVDLNTILHRADGEERDATGGDGVYTIPNYGTLVYCGLEGWMHPLREIMEKNDLGHPLCAHLREGTWAMDYVLNRLEKQTGDLPRLSKPHKWLSERFNLIKETCPAFMRPKYFALVIYEAYKASRRAVVEQCSEFISSGHSFTHDLALCSVQMYGLVKSASINPSKPVPSLAAGLPHFAAGWARCWGRDVFISLRGLFLTTGNFPAARDHILSFGSTLKHGLIPNLLDSTRNPRYNCRDGPWWFCQNIQDYTKMCPNGQALLNDKVKRRFPLDDTWVEWDHPRAYESESSVAELVQEILQRHAEGIEFREYNAGDNLDMDMRDEGFNQKIYVDWETGIIFGGNRYNCGTWMDKMGSSDKAGNKGLPATPRDGAPVEITGLLKSTLTWVDGLAKQGKWPAKGVKATIKGETKLVTYKEWADLIQKSFEKCYYVPSDPAEDVNYDINPGMVNRRGIYKDVYGTPKDREWSDYQLRCNYTLPMIVAPELFTPEKAIGALQIADANLRGPLGFKTLDPSDSQYRGDYDNSNDGHDQAIAKGWNYHQGPEWGFPTGWFLMAYLKFDRIAGEGKKDPTRTMHYISNILQKHAEHITKDPWRGLPELTNSNGSYCYDSCNTQAWSASTILDVLEEMHKIGKEIKQ, from the exons ATGGTATCTCTTAAACCtaccaatatcaaattacctTCTCTTAATGGTGGTGATGCTCATCAATCACCAGTTGATGGTAACaaaacacctaaaacacctcaagatgaagctatagcTTTCTTTAGTGGTGAAAGTGATGGTAAACCCGTTCAAGTATGGGAATTAGCTTTGGAGAATGATGGTGGACCaggagaaggtaaagat TACATCCGTCTACCACCCCCTGTACGACCATACGTTCTTCGATTCTCTATCAGACCAGGTACAAACGTTACCAGAAATGGTGTACTTAAATCTGATTTCCCTATGGATGGAGGTGTCTTCCAAAGAGGTGATtggaaagagagaagattACCTACAGATTTGTCCAA ACCCATTACAATCGACTTGCCAATTTCCGCACCAGGTGCATTCTGCTATTACATTGAATACGATGGagctacaccttcttcacctagaaTTACAGGTAGAAAAGGTTATTTCAACGTTGATCCAATAATTACTTTACCTGAAAGAACATTATTTTTCCCTTCTAGCAATAATAgtaaaaataataatcaatctccattgaatgatgaaagtgCAGGAgctattttacctaaatcaagtAATGTTACTTTAGATGGATTAATAATTTTATCTGTTTTAGCAAAATGGATgggtaaatcaaatgaatgggaaaaacattttgaagaagcttcaaGAAGAGGTTATAATATGTTACATTGGGCTCCATTACAACAAAGAGGTTTTTCAGGTAGTCCATATTCAATTAAAGATCAATTATCGTATGATCAAGCTATTTTAGTTGACAATAAAGTTAAAGATGGTGGTTttgctgaaattgataaagtcGTTAAACATGCAAAAGAAAAATACGGTTTAGGTAGTGTGACTGATGTCGTACTTAATCATATGGCTTATGATAGTCCTTGGTTAGAACAACATCCTGAAGCAG GTTACTCACCTCAAAACACCCCCCATCTCGCTCCAGCTGTGGAGCTTGAAGATGCTATTCTCTCCTTGTCATCcaatctttcatctttaggtttaccttcCACCCTAAACTCAGAGCAAGATCTGCAACAATTAATCCCAGCTATGAGaaaagctattgatgatgctaaattATGGGAATACTATGTATTTGATGTGCGATCATCAGTCTCTGAAGTTGGTTCTTCATTATTACAAGGAAAGCCTCAACCTAAATCATGGCGAGGATCAAACTTATCTGGTAACCAATCAGTTTCACAATTAGCTGAAGTCATTAAGAATGAAGTCGGtatgattgataattataAAGCTTATTCGTCAAGATATTGTTCAACTGTTCAACCTGCTATTGCAGCTGGTTTCGTTCAGGCTGCTTATCCTAatgaatcacctgaaaacCAAGCACAAAAATGGGGAGAAATTTTGGATGTTCTCAACGTAGATCTTTATTCTGAatgtaatgatgatgtcaaTGCCGCTATTGACGGTATCGTTGGAAGATTaagatttacaagattaGAAGATGGTGGACCCAAATTAGGTGCTATCAATGAAGA ACGACCTCTTGTTGAGAAATACTTCACCAGACTTCCAGCAAATAAAACCACATCTAAACATTCCAAAGCTTCATTAGCATTAGCCAACAATGGATGGATGTGGGGAGCTGATCCATTGAAGAATTTTGCTGAATATCCATCAAAAGCATATATAAGGAGACAAGTTATTGTATGGGATGATTGTGTTAAATTGAGATATGGTAATTCAAAAGAAGACAATCCATGGTTATGGGATCACATGATCAAATATACCGAATTATTAGCTTCGACTTTCGATGGTTTCAGATTAGATAACTGTCATTCAACACCATTACAtttaggtgtagctgttATTGATGCTGGTAGAAGAATTAATCCAAATTTATACATTATGGCTGAATTATTTACTGGTTCATCAGAAATGGATCTGAAGTTCGTTAGAGAATTAGGTATTAATAGTTTAGTTAGAGAAGCTTATAATGGTCATGACGTCAAAAACTTTGCTGATCT ACTTTGGAGATTTGGTCTCGGTAAACCAGTCG GATCAATGGATGCCGCAtgtttatcttcaaatgatgagTTGTCTCCAccatttggtaaaggtgcCAATAGACCATGTGTAGTAACACCACTACAAGGTTCAGTTCCACATGCTGTATTCTACGATTTAACACATGATAATCAATCACCATTTGATAAACGAACTGCAGAAGATGCATTATCAACTGGTGCTCTAGTTACGTTCTCAAGAGCTGCTTTAGGTTCAAATAAAGGTTTCGATGACTTATATCcaaaattattagatttagTCACAGATAATAGATTATATGAAGTATCTGAtccaaagaaagaaaatggtattggTAAAGTTAAACGTGTATTAAATCACCTACACACTCAAATGATGGAGCAAGGTTTCACTGAAGGTCACGTTCATGAAGAAGGTCAATATATCATGATTCACAGAGTACACCCTATAACCCATAAAGGTTATATGCTTATTGCTCATTGTGCTTTCAAAGGATTCCAAGGAAGAGGATGGATCAAACCAATCAAACTATCTAGAACCAATATCTCTTATTTGTTCGGTGCTGGTGTTTCCACTGATTTCTCTCAATGGAAATCTGACGCTAAGACCCATAAAGGTATCCCATCTAAACTTGAAGAAATTCCAGAACCACAAATTACCAAAAGCCAAGATAACGATGGTCAATACAGTGAAATCAATATTCCTGATCGATTTGAGCCTGGAAGTATCATGGTCTTTTCCACTTCAATGGAT GAAATCTCTCCCGATCTCGATGCGAAGATTCAATCAGGCGCTTACGAAGCATTCTCCGATCTCGATCTTGTTGACCTTAACACTATTCTCCATAGagcagatggtgaagaacgTGATGCAACtggtggtgatggtgttTATACCATTCCAAATTATGGTACTCTCGTTTACTGTGGTTTGGAAGGTTGGATGCACCCATTAAgagaaattatggaaaagaATGATTTAGGCCATCCATTATGTGCTCATTTGAGAGAAGGTACATGGGCAATGGATTATGTATTGAATCGATTAGAGAA aCAAACAGGTGATTTaccaagattatcaaaaccACATAAATGGTTATCAGAAAGATTCAATTTAATTAAAGAAACTTGTCCAGCATTTATGAGACCAAAATATTTCGCTTTGGTGATATATGAAGCATATAAAGCATCTAGAAGAGCTGTTGTTGAACAATGTTCAGAATTTATTTCATCAGGTCATTCTTTCACACACGATTTAGCTTTATGTTCAGTTCAAATGTATGGTTTAGTCAAATCTGCTTCTATAAATCCATCAAAACCTGTCCCATCTTTGGCTGCTGGTTTACCACATTTCGCTGCTGGTTGGGCTAGATGTTGGGGTAGAGATGTT TTCATCTCCCTTAGAGGTTTATTCTTAACTACAGGTAATTTCCCTGCGGCAAGAGATCATATTCTATCTTTCGGTAGTACACTCAAACATGGTTTAATTCCAAACTTGCTTGATTCTACTAGAAATCCTAGATACAACTGTCGAGATGGTCCAT GGTGGTTCTGTCAAAACATTCAAGATTACACTAAAATGTGTCCTAATGGTCAAGCACTATTAAACGATAAAGTCAAGAGAAGATTCCCATTAGATGATACTTGGGTTGAATGGGATCATCCTAGAGCATATGAATCTGAAAGTTCAGTCGCTGAATTGGTACAAGAAATCTTACAGAGGCATGCTGAAGGTATAGAATTCAGAGAATACAAC GCTGGAGACAACCTTGATATGGACATGAGAGATGAAGGTTTTAATCAAAAGATCTATGTTGATTGGGAAACCGGAATTATCTTTGGTGGTAACCGATACAATTGCGG TACCTGGATGGACAAGATGGGTTCCTCTGATAAAGCTGGTAACAAAGGTCTGCCCGCTACTCCCAGAGATGGTGCACCTGTCGAGATTACCGGTTTACTCAAGAGTACTTTGACTTGGGTCGATGGTTTAGCTAAACAAGGCAAATGGCCTGCTAAGGGTGTCAAAGCTACAA TCAAAGGCGAGACTAAGTTAGTAACTTATAAGGAATGGGCAGATCTCATTCAAAAATCTTTCGAGAAATGTTACTATGTCCCCTCTGatccagctgaagatgtaAACTACGATATCAACCCTGGTATGGTAAACCGAAGAGGTATTTACAAAGATGTGTATGGTACACCAAAAGACAGAGAATGGAGTGATTACCAA CTTCGATGCAATTATACATTACCAATGATTGTCGCACCAGAATTATTCAcacctgaaaaagctatTGGAGCTTTACAGATTGCAGATGCAAATTTAAGAGGACCATTAGGTTTCAAAACTCTTGATCCATCAGATAGTCAATATCGAGGTGATTATGATAATTCGAATGATGGTCATGATCAAGCTATAGCTAAAGGATGGAAC TACCATCAAGGACCTGAATGGGGTTTCCCAACAGGTTGGTTCCTTATGGCTTACTTGAAATTCGACCGAATcgcaggtgaaggtaaaaaa GATCCTACCCGAACAATGCATTACATTTCAAACATACTTCAAAAACATGCTGAGCATATAACAAAAGATCCATGGAGaggtttacctgaattaaCCAATAGTA ATGGTTCATACTGTTACGATTCATGTAATACTCAAGCTTGGAGTGCAAGTACTATTTTAGATGTCTTGGAGGAAATGCACAAAATTGGTAAAGAGATCAAACAATAG